The following coding sequences lie in one Arthrobacter sp. PGP41 genomic window:
- a CDS encoding RNA polymerase factor sigma-54: MVTLGPAGQGMELQAGLSTELRALPGLLKALGMLAMTHLEVQQATENCLAENPMLERTDGHPCPGCGRHVQSGSCYRCRDQGAALHYQDGPEPGTDPFSTLEADAGLEVRPDSRTALEYVMAHLTQRGTLDAEPDEIAQLHGLKTGQVQEALRALRAVGPPGIGAPSVTALLTAQAEALVEAGEAPAWLPRLVSDHLGDLAAGSTADVGRALQIPEVQVLEGLAVIKERLRPFAAAETGRTDAAPTADVFLYRRPDGSLEVEVPGSAWFGLKLVELCDGVKRAPEARQWLAEHELAAQRHIYQIDRRASVLLRITECAVARQKDFLDHGDGHHRPLTRTAVAEEIGVHPSTVSRAVRGKRLRLPSGAVADLSCLFGKGLAPRAALQGLLAGGPERLSDEMLRAELSRQGFSIARRTVTKYRHSLQ; this comes from the coding sequence ATGGTCACTCTGGGACCGGCAGGCCAGGGCATGGAGCTACAGGCGGGGCTCAGCACTGAGCTGCGCGCCTTGCCCGGCCTGCTGAAGGCGCTGGGCATGCTGGCCATGACACACCTGGAGGTGCAGCAGGCCACCGAGAACTGCCTGGCCGAGAACCCCATGCTGGAGCGGACGGACGGCCATCCGTGCCCCGGCTGCGGCCGCCATGTCCAGTCCGGCTCCTGTTACCGCTGCCGGGACCAGGGAGCCGCCCTGCACTACCAGGACGGGCCCGAGCCAGGCACTGACCCGTTCAGCACCCTTGAAGCAGATGCCGGGCTGGAAGTACGGCCGGACTCCCGCACTGCCCTCGAATACGTGATGGCGCACCTGACGCAGCGGGGAACCCTGGACGCGGAGCCGGACGAGATCGCGCAGTTGCACGGGCTGAAGACCGGCCAGGTGCAGGAAGCCCTCCGGGCCCTGCGCGCCGTAGGGCCGCCCGGCATCGGGGCACCAAGCGTCACGGCCCTGCTCACCGCCCAGGCCGAGGCGCTGGTGGAGGCGGGCGAGGCGCCGGCCTGGCTCCCCCGCCTGGTCAGCGACCACCTGGGCGATCTTGCCGCGGGAAGCACTGCCGACGTCGGACGCGCCCTGCAGATCCCGGAAGTGCAGGTCCTGGAGGGACTCGCCGTCATCAAGGAACGGCTGAGGCCCTTCGCCGCCGCGGAGACCGGCCGGACGGACGCCGCCCCCACCGCCGACGTGTTCCTCTACCGCAGGCCCGACGGGTCCCTTGAGGTGGAGGTGCCCGGGAGCGCCTGGTTCGGCCTCAAGCTGGTGGAGCTGTGCGACGGCGTGAAAAGGGCTCCCGAGGCGAGGCAGTGGCTCGCCGAGCACGAACTGGCTGCCCAGCGGCACATCTACCAGATTGACCGCCGGGCCAGCGTCCTGCTGCGCATCACCGAATGCGCCGTGGCCCGGCAAAAAGATTTCCTGGACCACGGCGACGGGCACCACCGGCCGCTCACCCGCACCGCAGTAGCGGAGGAAATCGGCGTGCACCCTTCCACCGTCAGCCGGGCTGTCCGCGGGAAGCGGCTGCGGCTGCCCTCCGGTGCGGTTGCCGACCTTTCCTGCCTGTTCGGCAAGGGCCTGGCCCCCAGGGCGGCACTCCAGGGGCTCCTCGCCGGCGGCCCGGAGCGCCTGTCCGATGAAATGCTCCGCGCAGAACTGAGCCGGCAGGGCTTCAGCATCGCCCGCCGGACCGTCACCAAGTACCGCCACTCCCTCCAGTAG
- a CDS encoding type IV toxin-antitoxin system AbiEi family antitoxin domain-containing protein produces the protein MPDMPPLFLSRERILLGITPNELAKRVKAGDLARIRHGVYTDGAAWRNLKPWEQYRLRVQAAAETFEKPTVFARHSAASVWGVPTVGLHHPVEALTMKNDGGRSRAGVSRHYAAPAGLQIVRREGLLVTDRIRTVLDLAAYTPFAEAVVPMDHVLRPDRIRRLAALTKAELEGAIEPNYSAAAGRRIRAVIEFADPASGSAGESLSRALIHLAGFEPPVLQQEFVDAAGRVGYADFHWKQCKVVGEFDGDEKYVKPEYVKGRTASQAVIAEKRREDRIRALGLKVVRWHWADLMEAGTLQRKLAAAGVPRRRTRSAVIDAQTRP, from the coding sequence ATGCCAGATATGCCTCCGCTCTTCTTGTCCCGCGAGCGCATCCTGCTTGGGATCACCCCGAATGAGCTCGCCAAGCGCGTGAAGGCCGGCGATTTGGCCCGTATCCGGCACGGCGTCTACACGGACGGTGCAGCCTGGCGCAATCTGAAGCCATGGGAGCAGTACCGGCTCCGCGTGCAGGCAGCGGCCGAAACGTTCGAAAAGCCCACGGTCTTCGCACGCCACTCCGCAGCCAGCGTCTGGGGAGTGCCCACCGTCGGCTTGCACCACCCGGTGGAGGCCCTCACCATGAAGAACGACGGCGGCCGGTCGCGGGCCGGGGTCAGCCGTCACTACGCGGCGCCGGCGGGGCTTCAGATAGTCAGGCGGGAGGGGCTTCTGGTCACAGACCGCATCCGCACCGTCCTGGACCTGGCAGCGTATACTCCCTTCGCCGAGGCTGTTGTACCTATGGACCATGTGCTTCGCCCGGACAGAATACGAAGGCTGGCTGCCCTGACCAAGGCCGAACTCGAAGGCGCCATCGAACCGAACTACTCCGCTGCCGCCGGGCGGAGGATCCGTGCGGTTATTGAGTTTGCTGATCCTGCCTCTGGGTCGGCCGGAGAATCGTTGAGCCGGGCACTGATCCATCTGGCTGGCTTCGAGCCTCCGGTTCTCCAACAAGAGTTTGTGGACGCAGCCGGCCGTGTGGGCTACGCGGATTTCCATTGGAAGCAGTGCAAAGTTGTTGGCGAATTCGACGGCGACGAAAAGTATGTCAAGCCGGAATATGTCAAGGGCAGGACCGCGTCGCAGGCCGTGATAGCGGAAAAGAGGCGCGAGGACCGGATCCGGGCCTTGGGGCTGAAGGTTGTGCGCTGGCATTGGGCTGACCTCATGGAAGCCGGGACCCTGCAACGGAAGCTGGCGGCGGCCGGCGTGCCCCGCCGTCGTACGCGCTCTGCCGTAATCGACGCGCAAACGCGTCCGTGA